From a single Callithrix jacchus isolate 240 chromosome 5, calJac240_pri, whole genome shotgun sequence genomic region:
- the C1QL1 gene encoding C1q-related factor isoform X1, whose amino-acid sequence MLLVLVVLIPVLVSSGGPDGHYEMLGTCRMVCDPYPARGPGAGARPDGGDALSEQGGAPPPSTLVQGPQGKPGRTGKPGPPGPPGDPGPPGPVGPPGEKGEPGKPGPPGLPGAGGSGAISTATYTTVPRVAFYAGLKNPHEGYEVLKFDDVVTNLGNNYDAASGKFTCNIPGTYFFTYHVLMRGGDGTSMWADLCKNGQCNGAVLAHCSLCLLGSSDSPASASREAGITGAGQCYCPGRRPELRLCQQQRDPAPGRRRRGFYQARRRQSARRQQQQIQHVLRLHHLLRLSPPHLPPPTSLTPWGPLRVGQGMTCPPPRPPARRLALPSYDAPGPCSPPPGPQLGPPAGLLLSWVQRITHPVPVPREPGLTAPARPALYICTIGLFTAHPACQPAPAWGEFSAAAGLLPAL is encoded by the exons ATGCTGCTGGTGCTGGTGGTGCTCATCCCGGTCCTGGTGAGCTCGGGCGGCCCGGACGGCCACTATGAGATGCTGGGCACCTGCCGCATGGTGTGCGACCCCTACCCCGCGCGGGGCCCCGGCGCCGGCGCGCGGCCCGACGGCGGCGACGCCCTGAGCGAGCAGGGCGGCGCACCCCCGCCTTCCACGCTGGTGCAGGGCCCCCAGGGGAAGCCGGGCCGCACCGGCAAGCCCGGCCCTCCGGGGCCCCCCGGGGACCCAGGCCCTCCTGGCCCTGTGGGGCCGCCGGGGGAGAAAGGTGAGCCAGGCAAGCCGGGCCCTCCGGGGCTGCCGGGAGCGGGGGGCAGCGGCGCCATCAGCACAGCCACCTACACCACGGTGCCGCGCGTGGCCTTCTACGCCGGCCTCAAGAACCCCCACGAGGGTTACGAGGTGCTGAAATTTGACGACGTGGtcaccaacctaggcaacaactACGACGCTGCCAGCGGCAAGTTTACGTGCAACATTCCCGGCACCTACTTTTTCACCTACCATGTCCTCATGCGCGGCGGCGACGGCACCAGTATGTGGGCGGATCTCTGCAAGAACGGCCAG tgcaatggtgcggtcttggctcactgcagcctctgtctcctgggttcaagtgattctcctgcctcagcctcccgagaagctgggattacag GTGCGGGCCAGTGCTATTGCCCAGGACGCAGACCAGAACTACGACTATGCCAGCAACAGCGTGATCCTGCACCTGGACGCCGGCGACGAGGTTTTTATCAAGCTCGACGGAGGCAAAGCGCACGGCGGCAACAGCAACAAATACAGCACGTTCTCCGGCTTCATCATCTACTCCGACTGAGCCCCCCACATCTCCCTCCACCCACGTCCCTCACCCCCTGGGGTCCCCTCCGGGTGGGGCAGGGGATGACCTGTCCACCCCCCCGCCCACCCGCTCGCCGCCTGGCCCTCCCCAGCTATGACGCCCCTGGCCCGTGCTCACCACCGCCTGGGCCACAGCTAGGCCCTCCCGCCGGCTTGCTGCTGAGCTGGGTCCAGCGCATAACGCACCCGGTCCCAGTCCCGCGGGAGCCAGGGTTGACCGCACCCGCCCGGCCCGCACTGTATATTTGTACAATAGGACTGTTTACTGCCCACCCCGCCTGCCAGCCCGCCCCTGCCTGGGGAGAGTTCTCAGCGGCGGCGGGGTTGCTTCCTGCGCTCTGA
- the C1QL1 gene encoding C1q-related factor isoform X3, giving the protein MLLVLVVLIPVLVSSGGPDGHYEMLGTCRMVCDPYPARGPGAGARPDGGDALSEQGGAPPPSTLVQGPQGKPGRTGKPGPPGPPGDPGPPGPVGPPGEKGEPGKPGPPGLPGAGGSGAISTATYTTVPRVAFYAGLKNPHEGYEVLKFDDVVTNLGNNYDAASGKFTCNIPGTYFFTYHVLMRGGDGTSMWADLCKNGQVRASAIAQDADQNYDYASNSVILHLDAGDEVFIKLDGGKAHGGNSNKYSTFSGFIIYSD; this is encoded by the exons ATGCTGCTGGTGCTGGTGGTGCTCATCCCGGTCCTGGTGAGCTCGGGCGGCCCGGACGGCCACTATGAGATGCTGGGCACCTGCCGCATGGTGTGCGACCCCTACCCCGCGCGGGGCCCCGGCGCCGGCGCGCGGCCCGACGGCGGCGACGCCCTGAGCGAGCAGGGCGGCGCACCCCCGCCTTCCACGCTGGTGCAGGGCCCCCAGGGGAAGCCGGGCCGCACCGGCAAGCCCGGCCCTCCGGGGCCCCCCGGGGACCCAGGCCCTCCTGGCCCTGTGGGGCCGCCGGGGGAGAAAGGTGAGCCAGGCAAGCCGGGCCCTCCGGGGCTGCCGGGAGCGGGGGGCAGCGGCGCCATCAGCACAGCCACCTACACCACGGTGCCGCGCGTGGCCTTCTACGCCGGCCTCAAGAACCCCCACGAGGGTTACGAGGTGCTGAAATTTGACGACGTGGtcaccaacctaggcaacaactACGACGCTGCCAGCGGCAAGTTTACGTGCAACATTCCCGGCACCTACTTTTTCACCTACCATGTCCTCATGCGCGGCGGCGACGGCACCAGTATGTGGGCGGATCTCTGCAAGAACGGCCAG GTGCGGGCCAGTGCTATTGCCCAGGACGCAGACCAGAACTACGACTATGCCAGCAACAGCGTGATCCTGCACCTGGACGCCGGCGACGAGGTTTTTATCAAGCTCGACGGAGGCAAAGCGCACGGCGGCAACAGCAACAAATACAGCACGTTCTCCGGCTTCATCATCTACTCCGACTGA
- the C1QL1 gene encoding C1q-related factor isoform X2, with the protein MLLVLVVLIPVLVSSGGPDGHYEMLGTCRMVCDPYPARGPGAGARPDGGDALSEQGGAPPPSTLVQGPQGKPGRTGKPGPPGPPGDPGPPGPVGPPGEKGNNYDAASGKFTCNIPGTYFFTYHVLMRGGDGTSMWADLCKNGQCNGAVLAHCSLCLLGSSDSPASASREAGITGAGQCYCPGRRPELRLCQQQRDPAPGRRRRGFYQARRRQSARRQQQQIQHVLRLHHLLRLSPPHLPPPTSLTPWGPLRVGQGMTCPPPRPPARRLALPSYDAPGPCSPPPGPQLGPPAGLLLSWVQRITHPVPVPREPGLTAPARPALYICTIGLFTAHPACQPAPAWGEFSAAAGLLPAL; encoded by the exons ATGCTGCTGGTGCTGGTGGTGCTCATCCCGGTCCTGGTGAGCTCGGGCGGCCCGGACGGCCACTATGAGATGCTGGGCACCTGCCGCATGGTGTGCGACCCCTACCCCGCGCGGGGCCCCGGCGCCGGCGCGCGGCCCGACGGCGGCGACGCCCTGAGCGAGCAGGGCGGCGCACCCCCGCCTTCCACGCTGGTGCAGGGCCCCCAGGGGAAGCCGGGCCGCACCGGCAAGCCCGGCCCTCCGGGGCCCCCCGGGGACCCAGGCCCTCCTGGCCCTGTGGGGCCGCCGGGGGAGAAAG gcaacaactACGACGCTGCCAGCGGCAAGTTTACGTGCAACATTCCCGGCACCTACTTTTTCACCTACCATGTCCTCATGCGCGGCGGCGACGGCACCAGTATGTGGGCGGATCTCTGCAAGAACGGCCAG tgcaatggtgcggtcttggctcactgcagcctctgtctcctgggttcaagtgattctcctgcctcagcctcccgagaagctgggattacag GTGCGGGCCAGTGCTATTGCCCAGGACGCAGACCAGAACTACGACTATGCCAGCAACAGCGTGATCCTGCACCTGGACGCCGGCGACGAGGTTTTTATCAAGCTCGACGGAGGCAAAGCGCACGGCGGCAACAGCAACAAATACAGCACGTTCTCCGGCTTCATCATCTACTCCGACTGAGCCCCCCACATCTCCCTCCACCCACGTCCCTCACCCCCTGGGGTCCCCTCCGGGTGGGGCAGGGGATGACCTGTCCACCCCCCCGCCCACCCGCTCGCCGCCTGGCCCTCCCCAGCTATGACGCCCCTGGCCCGTGCTCACCACCGCCTGGGCCACAGCTAGGCCCTCCCGCCGGCTTGCTGCTGAGCTGGGTCCAGCGCATAACGCACCCGGTCCCAGTCCCGCGGGAGCCAGGGTTGACCGCACCCGCCCGGCCCGCACTGTATATTTGTACAATAGGACTGTTTACTGCCCACCCCGCCTGCCAGCCCGCCCCTGCCTGGGGAGAGTTCTCAGCGGCGGCGGGGTTGCTTCCTGCGCTCTGA
- the LOC144582598 gene encoding uncharacterized protein LOC144582598, with amino-acid sequence MSTTSTSSITTPAAAASSVFRPARSLGSAGPPGRAVGAMVPAGGGRELGARAQGRSGEAAGMGPGPGRRAALVALRSPAAGSGLVPPSCCAAGLSAAAAASRLQPPASRLAPPASSRAGHRPLGRAPPRPLREAPGARGVGLRAGPAPNWAAGASRWAGKKGAGPRGHRRELG; translated from the coding sequence ATGAGCACCACCAGCACCAGCAGCATCACCACGCCCGCGGCGGCCGCTAGCAGCGTCTTCCGGCCCGCGCGGAGCCTGGGGAGCGCCGGGCCGCCCGGCCGCGCCGTCGGGGCAATGGTGCCGGCGGGCGGGGGGCGCGAGCTAGGCGCCCGCGCTCAAGGGCGGTCCGGCGAGGCTGCGGGCATGGGGCCAGGCCCGGGGCGCCGCGCTGCGCTGGTTGCGCTGCGGAGCCCAGCCGCCGGCTCTGGCCTCGTGCCTCCCTCCTGCTGCGCTGCCGGACTGAGCGCCGCGGCAGCCGCCTCCCGCCTCCAGCCTCCCGCCTCCCGCCTGGCTCCTCCCGCCTCCTCGCGCGCGGGCCACCGCCCCCTCGGACGGGCCCCGCCCCGGCCGCTCCGCGAGGCTCCGGGCGCACGAGGGGTGGGGCTGAGGGCGGGGCCGGCGCCTAATTGGGCCGCGGGCGCCTCGAGGTGGGCGGGGAAGAAGGGGGCGGGGCCGCGGGGCCACCGGCGGGAGCTGGGATAG